The genomic stretch CATCAGAGtcagacctcacaaatgctcttctggatgaatggacaaagaTTTCCACAGACTCTCCAAAATCtctagaaagcttcccagaagagtggaaactGTTGGAGCTGCAAAGGGAGACCAAATCCATATGAATGCCGATGGATTTAAAATGGGATTCATAGAAtctcctgtaggtgtcccaatacttttgtccatatagtgtatctacCGAGAAATGTATGACGTACGTAGTGGCTGTTTCCACTGGAAATGAAATTTGTTTTTGGACAGAACTTCAAAATTGTTCTGATGTTGCTGGTAGTCAGTCACCACAGTGGACGGGCACCACCACAAGTCACTGGTCAGGCAGCTCAGTGTTTCTATACACACGCTACCTAATGACACCCACATGGTTGATTGCCTACATTTAAAAGGGAGTGACAAAGCTGGACATTAAACAAAGAGCCAGTGGGTGAATATTAGCCGTGTTTGCAGATTCAGACTGAACAGCTTCCGAAAGCCATACACTGTTAGCCAAAGGCCAAAAACTCAACATTTCTTCTACCATGAGAAAATCCTTCCGACAAAGTGAAACAATCTCACAAATTCACACCGCAGCCTCTTACCCTCCACACCTAAAGGGAACAAAACACACCCATGTCCACTTTCATTTCACTTAAAGCGACAGTTCCGTGAAAAATCAGATGTACACAATTTCCCCACCTCCCCCAAATATATCGATCCAGCCAAGACAGCCAGGTGGTGTTTAGGTTTCCATTactcgttagctacattagccttgcagctccggTTCAGAACTGAACGTTTCTTGGCAGATTGATTAACAAGTGGTGATGGGAAAATTGTACAAATGTGATCTTTCATCAAACTACCACTTTAAAAGCCACCTAGCTGTGGTTTCCTCCAGCAGATGGTGCTGGTCAGCAACTGGGGCCCAATCACATTTCagccctcgcccctaccacttggcccttagccctctgttgtGCGTTAACGTCTAGAGggagggtgtcccgattcttgttgagatagacgggtagggcgaagtgttacgGCTACATGGCCTTCAAACGGAGGCTTTtccagagactccaaacagagtgataggagaaagaaagaaaaaccggcaagacggCTGcatgagcgaccaaagaaacccacaaatgtgagaattttctcattaaaaaatgacaataaccgCTGTTTTATcgtagtttaatgtcatttcggtgtattttggtcatttaatgtcccggtagctagctaactaaccttcccgttccaccttaaatagtccagcagttctgatgcctgaagaggcagaacgtaactgctgcaccatttaaggtggaacgggaaaactggaacaagaatctggagaatctctgacttcagcttcatatcactgaagaattagggggggggggaagaggggccctctttgaaggcgtatgatgccctaaatgtaactaaagcccagcagtgaggagctgaactttcccctcctctgctgtccctgcagacgggcagggtcgcctacagagcggcgctagtagctgttaatgaagtgatgctctgtttatttgaggggctcatttcagaggaagatctcaaccactgccctatagctcagtaacaaggggtcagggtgacactcgaaaacaaggggtaggggtgaaaagaaGAACTGGGACTGGGCCTGTATCTCAGAGCCACTGAGTGACaccactgagtgtgtttacatctattaAAAAATCAGattcctgcagttatctgattattcagagCATGAAAAGATCAGAAGGGTCCAGAAATCTGagagaggctggattttagctcagtaatcagatttcagggtgaactaaagcagaaatctgattactaatTGCTGATTTGATCAGTAGCACCGTTTCGCCCTCCGTGGACAGAGACTCTGCTGGGAGGCTTTAAAAGTGATGAGTCAGTTTCTACTGAATCAAACGAACAGAACACTGAAGGTTTACAAACGTCACACAGACAGAAATGAGTTACTGCTGCTCTGATGAAGCTTCTGTTAGTCTAAATATAAAACTGAGGAACAAAAGACTAAAAATAATCACTTAAAACAGTTAAACGAGGGAAAAAGATGAAAGGAAGCCGGAAACAAAATCACTGAATAGCAAACCTGAGGAGTGCTCATGGGAaagtagaggaagagagagacagaaaaacagcaagagagatagagagaaagaaagagagagaaagagagagaaagcaaaaagagagcgagcgagcgagagagagagagagaggggggagagagagagagagagagagagagagagggggggggggagagagagagggaggggagagagagagagagagagagagagagacagggagtgagggagagagagagatagagagagggaggggagagagagagagagagagagagagacagagagagagagagagagagagagagagagagagagagagagagagagagagagagagagagagagagagagggggggggggggtgggggagggagagagagagagagagggggggggggggaggggggagagagagagagaggggggagagaggggggagagaggggggagagagagagagaggggggagagagagagagaggggggagagagagagagagagagagagagagagagagagagagagagagagagagagagagagggagggggggagggggagggggagagagagagagagagagagagagagagagagagagagagagagggggggggagaggggggggagagagagagaggggggagagagagagagagagagagagagagagagagagagagagagagagagggaggggggagagagagagagagagagagagagagagggaggggggagggggagggggagagagagagagagagagagagagagagagagagagagagggagggggggagagagagagagagagagagagagagagagagagagagagagagagagagagagagagagagagagggaggggggagggggagagagagagagagagagagagagagagagagagagagggaggggggggagaggggggagagagagagagggggggagagagagagagagagagagagagagagagagagagagagagagagacagggaggggggagagagagagagagaggggggagagagggggagagagagagagagagagagagagagagagagagagagagagagagagggaggggggaggtggagggggagagagagagagagagagagagagagagagagagagagagatagagagagagagagagagcgggggcgggggagagagagagagagagagagagagagggaggggggagggggagggggagagagagagagagagagagagagagggaggggagagagagagagagagagagagagagagaggggggggagagaggggggagagagagagagggggggggagagagagagagagagagagagagagagagagagagagggagggagagggagaggggagagagagagagagagagagagagggagggggagggggagagagagagagagagagagagagagagagagagagagagagagagagagagagagagagagagagagagagagagaggggagggggagagaggagatgggggagagagaggagagagaggagataaggggagagagagggagagagagagagagaggggggagagagaggagagagagagggagagagagagggagagagagagggagagagagagagaggggggagagagaggagagagagagagagagagagagagagagagagagagagagagagagagagagagggggagagagagagagagagagagagagagggggagagagagagagagagagagagagagagagtgagagagggggagagagagagagagagagagggggagagagagagagagagagagagagagggggagagagagagagagagagagagagagagagggggagagagagagagagagagagagagagagagagagagagagagagagagagagagagagagagagagagagagagagagagagagagagagaaagtaaaagaaCGAGAGCGTTGAGGTGAGAACGCACCTCTTGGCTCCGCCTGCGTCAGGAGAGACGATGGTGCAGTTCTTCCACTCGTTAATGTTCTCCTTGATCCACTTCAGGACGGCAGGCTCAGCGTACAGATTGTCCACTGGGATATCGAAAAAGCCCTGAAGGCACAGACACAGCATGGACACGGTCACCCCGCGCGGCCGTGGAGATCCTGGACACGCGTGTTACAGAGGTGTAAACATGCATGTAAACGCCGGCGATTCGGCTGCGGTGATTTTAGAATTTGTTACAAACTTCACCTCCAAGATAAATTCCTtcctacttttgaggaaaaagtttcctgccggagatgcgagagaAGCAGTTAGTCTGCGTTCCCGCTTGTATTTTTCAGTCTATACTCTTACATCAGCACTTAcggagacacatttacagccaagacggtaaaaAGCTACTTCAGTAAAACGGACATAAAACGCCGCGGCTCCCGAGGCTTATCGTTTATCGTTTGGGCTGGGACCCCTGCGAAGCTCTTACTCTAGTCACATTTAGTACATCTGTAAAAATAATCCAAAAATAATTGTATCAAAATATtcgaactgaactgaatcattATGGAATTTTAGACTTCACTGAGTCAATCCTACTGAGTCGGAATCAAACTGAATCTTCGTGGGGTCGCAGATTTGCCCCTCTGGCGTCGGTGTACCTGTATTTGAGAGGCGTGCAGATCCATAGTGATGATGTGATCGGCTCCAGCGACAGACAGCATGTTCGCTACCAGCTTAGCGGAGATTGGAGCTCGGCTCTGCAGAAGAGACAGTAAAACAAACATTCAGCTCATCAACATCACAgtaaataacattattaaaatattaaagggcccataatcTACATTCTTCTTGTTTGTCTCTGAGGTCCAGTTATAATATCTGTGAGGTTTTAATCATCTCTATATCACTctcagttaaacaggctgtttgttactgatatatgtaaatgagcactgttctgattggctgccctgcattgcacctcattcaaaatccagcccaggctgaaacactccttataacttcagtgtgagtgggtggggctgaactgctttAGGCCGAATAGGTGGGTGTAGGTAAATGTCAATCGTTGTGAAAACTGGGGGGTTTTAAGAATAAACTGGTTGGTTACTGAGGCCCAGTGAATTGAattgggctgtttttgtagctCAGGTTCCAGATGTACTGCATGGATGGAGGAATCAATAATACGTTacaaactcaaactcaaacGCAAGGAAAACTCAATCTTTTCTAttatatgggctctttaatgttTTCACAGTAAACCGACTCTCATTACAAAAAAATGGATTTCCAGAGACATGAGCTCTTTAAATGAAGTGACCCACacactttgtttatattttcatcCATGCTTGATAATCGAAGAGCATTCACTTAGTCAAAATGCACaacaagacagagacagaaaaatgagagaaagagagggagagagaaaaggacagagagagacataacaacagagagagagacataacaacagggagagagagagagagagagagagacataatgagagacctgagagagagagagagagacataacagagagagagagagagagtgagatagagacataacaacagggagagagagagagacataatgagagacctgagagagagagagagagagagagagacataacagagagagagagagagacataacagagagagagagagagagagagatagagacataacaacagggagagagagagagagagagagagagagagagagagagagagagagaaaaaaagacataacaagagagagagacataatgAGAgagacatgagagagagagagaaagagagagagggaggggaagcgagagagagagagagagagacataacgagagacatgagagagagtgagagagagagagagagagagagagagacagagagagagagagagagagagagacagagagagacagagagagagagagagagagacataacgagagagagagagagagagagagagagagagagagagacaacgagagacatgagagagagagagagagacataacgagagacatgagagagagagagagagagagacataacgagagacatgagagagagagagagagagagagagagagacagagagagagagagagagagagagagagagagagagagagagagagagagagagagagagacataacgagagacatgagagagagagagagagacataacgagagacatgagagagagagagagagagagagagagagagagagagagagagagagagacagagagagagagacagacatgagagagagagagagagagagagagagacataacgAGAGAcataacgagagagagagagagagagagagagacataacgagagacatgagagagagagagagagacataacgagagacatgagagagagagagagagacataacgagagacatgagagagagagagagagagagacataacgagagacatgagagagagagagagacagagagcgagagagagacagagagcgagagagagagagagggagagagagagagagggagagagagagagagagagagagagagagagagagagagggagagagagagagagagagagagagaactaaaCAGACTTACGAAGACGCAGCCCAGATGAATCCATTGTTTTTTTACAAGcttttcatgtttgtgtgtgtgtgagtgtttgtggtgAATTAGTACCATCGTTAGTGAATCAGCTCTACGTTTGTGTGTTTACACAGTGCTGAGCGAAGGCGAATCTGCATCATAAACAAGCTGAACTTCACGGCTGTTTGGGACGTAAATAACTGAGGAGACGCAGTGACTTCAGCACAGCACTGTCGGTGTGGGTGTGCATGCCTTCAGGTAGCGCATTAGTAAAAATCTGCAAGCAGGTTCTCTCACCCCCACCTTATCCTTCTTGTCTTGTCTGGCGTAGGGAAAGCAGGGGATGACCGCGGTCACTCTGGACGCTGACGCGATCTTACACGCATTGATCATAATCAATAACTCCATCAGGTTATCGTTTATCTCACCACAGCCGCTCTGAACGATGTACACGTCCTCTCCGCGCACACTCTCGCCGATCTCCACACTAAAACACAGATAAAAACATCAGCGGTCACTGATCACTGACCTATTGATCATCACTGCTCGCTCTGATCCGGTTTCATCAGTTCTTCATACATGGAGGTTCTGTGCCCACTTTTTAGAGCAGAGAGAAAACTGTGAATGGGGTTTAAATGTTAGATGTTCTCATCTtccacacctcagagacttatCAGAGGCTAAATGTCAACTATAAACACACCATCCAGCCACTGccaacgggggggggggggtaagcAGCCAAATGCTCCATGTAACTGCCACTTTCCCATGGCATGTTTCTGCTGACACTGCAGCTTTGATGTCCGTTTCAAAGAGTGCTTCtttttcgaattttccgttccaccttaaatgctgcagcagctaTATGTACTTCTACAGGCGCCGTGCAATTGCAACTGCTgcgcatttaaggtggaacggacaatTGTAACTAAACGATGACAAAGCGAAGACTCGCGTTTAAAACTGACACCAAAACTGCAGTGCAGACCATTTTTCTCATAAGGGGGACCTGAAAAAAGGGAAATTAGAAAAGGTCCCATGTCTGGAACGCCTTCAATGACTATAACAAGCATTATTTCTTGTAATACCGCCTTATTTAATCGACATTACACGGCATAAAGATAAGCAGGCCGCATAAAATCGGCTTGGGAGCAAGTGATAGAGTTTCAGCCCCTTACAAGTGGAGAGCAGCCGAACGGGGGGGCTAAATACAGCATTAGCGTTTAGAGTAAGGCGCcgctgggaaatgtagtcctCTGGCTCGACATTTCCTCAGAGCGGGACGACGGTCCTGACcacaaaaactacaaaactcaAAACGAAAACATTGGCGTGTGGCGCCGTTGACGTTGACCATGTGGTGCTAATTTCTGCCCAAAAACACGCCACGCCAAAGCCCGTGAACGAGTCTACGTAGCGATTCAGAGACTCTCACCATGTTTCTTGGTTGCTGAATTTCTTGGTGACCACTTTGCCGAGCTCCTGTCCCAGGCGGTCAGCGATCTTCTGCGATAAATCAGGATGAGAACTACCGCTGAATATCTTGATGTTCGGCATTCTCGGCTGTTCCAGCGCGTCTATCTTGGCTGAAAGGAGCCGCCGGGCTGGGAAGGATCTCGATAAATGCCGGTAAACGTTCGCGTAGCTGCTGTAAACACGGAGCGCGCGCCCTGCCTGTCAGCTCGTGCTCCGTCTCCCTGGCAGCAGTTCCAACGCAACCCACTAGTTGTCGCCAGATCTCGCGAGAAAACGAGCAACGTCATCCTCCAGAGCGCTCAAGGCTCCTATTTCACCTAATAActaaaattattttgta from Pygocentrus nattereri isolate fPygNat1 chromosome 23, fPygNat1.pri, whole genome shotgun sequence encodes the following:
- the prps1a gene encoding ribose-phosphate pyrophosphokinase 1a isoform X3, yielding MPNIKIFSGSSHPDLSQKIADRLGQELGKVVTKKFSNQETCVEIGESVRGEDVYIVQSGCGEINDNLMELLIMINACKIASASRVTAVIPCFPYARQDKKDKVGSRAPISAKLVANMLSVAGADHIITMDLHASQIQGFFDIPVDNLYAEPAVLKWIKENINEWKNCTIVSPDAGGAKRVTSIADHLNVDFALIHKERKKANEVDRMVLVGDVKDRVAILVDDMADTCGTICHAADKLVSAGATKVYAILTHGIFSGPAISRINNANFEAVVVTNTIPQEDKIKHCSKIQVIDISMILAEAIRRTHNGESVSYLFSHVPL
- the prps1a gene encoding ribose-phosphate pyrophosphokinase 1a isoform X2, whose translation is MPNIKIFSGSSHPDLSQKIADRLGQELGKVVTKKFSNQETCVEIGESVRGEDVYIVQSGCGEINDNLMELLIMINACKIASASRVTAVIPCFPYARQDKKDKSRAPISAKLVANMLSVAGADHIITMDLHASQIQGFFDIPVDNLYAEPAVLKWIKENINEWKNCTIVSPDAGGAKRCGGVTSIADHLNVDFALIHKERKKANEVDRMVLVGDVKDRVAILVDDMADTCGTICHAADKLVSAGATKVYAILTHGIFSGPAISRINNANFEAVVVTNTIPQEDKIKHCSKIQVIDISMILAEAIRRTHNGESVSYLFSHVPL
- the prps1a gene encoding ribose-phosphate pyrophosphokinase 1a isoform X1, giving the protein MPNIKIFSGSSHPDLSQKIADRLGQELGKVVTKKFSNQETCVEIGESVRGEDVYIVQSGCGEINDNLMELLIMINACKIASASRVTAVIPCFPYARQDKKDKVGSRAPISAKLVANMLSVAGADHIITMDLHASQIQGFFDIPVDNLYAEPAVLKWIKENINEWKNCTIVSPDAGGAKRCGGVTSIADHLNVDFALIHKERKKANEVDRMVLVGDVKDRVAILVDDMADTCGTICHAADKLVSAGATKVYAILTHGIFSGPAISRINNANFEAVVVTNTIPQEDKIKHCSKIQVIDISMILAEAIRRTHNGESVSYLFSHVPL
- the prps1a gene encoding ribose-phosphate pyrophosphokinase 1a isoform X4 yields the protein MPNIKIFSGSSHPDLSQKIADRLGQELGKVVTKKFSNQETCVEIGESVRGEDVYIVQSGCGEINDNLMELLIMINACKIASASRVTAVIPCFPYARQDKKDKSRAPISAKLVANMLSVAGADHIITMDLHASQIQGFFDIPVDNLYAEPAVLKWIKENINEWKNCTIVSPDAGGAKRVTSIADHLNVDFALIHKERKKANEVDRMVLVGDVKDRVAILVDDMADTCGTICHAADKLVSAGATKVYAILTHGIFSGPAISRINNANFEAVVVTNTIPQEDKIKHCSKIQVIDISMILAEAIRRTHNGESVSYLFSHVPL